The Hevea brasiliensis isolate MT/VB/25A 57/8 chromosome 1, ASM3005281v1, whole genome shotgun sequence genome has a window encoding:
- the LOC110660380 gene encoding probable sulfate transporter 3.4 — protein sequence MGVNSNRVEDFSSHETALRINTEAVMPPMIHSVCPPPQQTTLQKLKLRLGEIFFPDDPLYRFKNQTLSKKLVLGLQFLFPIFQWGPEYSLRLFRSDIISGLTIASLAIPQGISYAKLANLPPIVGLYSSFVPPLIYSILGSSRHLGVGPVSISSLVMGSMLSEAVSPTEDQILYLKLAFTATFFAGVFQASLGLLRLGFVIDFLSKATLVGFMAGAAIIVSLQQLKGLLGIVHFTSKMQFVPVMSSVFNNRDEWSWQTIVIGFGFLVFLLTTRHISMKKPKLFWVSAAAPLTSVIISTLLVFCLKSKIHGVSIIGHLPKGLNPPSANMLYFNGSYLAVAIKTGIVTGILSLTEGIAVGRTFAALKNYQVDGNKEMMAIGLMNVAGSCSSCYVTTGSFSRSAVNYNAGAQTALSNIVMASAVLVTVLFLMPLFYYTPNVILAAIIITAVIGLIDYQAAYQLWKVDKLDFLACLCSFFGVLFISVPLGLAIAVGVSVLKILLHVTRPNTVVMGNIPGTQIYQSLSRYREALRVPSFLMLAIESPIYFANSTYLQERILRWVREEEERIKANNGSALKCIILDMTAVTAIDTSGIELLCELRKMMEKRSLQLVLTNPVGSVMEKLQQSKVLESFGLNGLYLTVEEAIADILALWKSQP from the exons ATGGGTGTCAATTCTAATAGAGTAGAAGATTTCTCTTCCCATGAAACTGCTCTCAGAATCAACACTGAAGCAGTAATGCCACCCATGATACATAGTGTGTGCCCGCCACCCCAACAAACCACCCTGCAGAAACTGAAACTAAGGCTTGGTGAGATCTTTTTCCCTGATGATCCTCTCTACAGATTCAAGAATCAAACTTTGAGCAAGAAACTGGTTCTGGGTCTTCAATTCTTGTTCCCCATCTTCCAATGGGGTCCTGAGTATAGTTTAAGGCTGTTCAGGTCTGATATCATCTCTGGTCTCACCATTGCCAGTCTTGCCATCCCACAG GGAATCAGTTATGCAAAACTCGCAAATTTGCCACCTATAGTTGGGCTAT ATTCAAGCTTTGTACCTCCATTGATATACTCTATCCTTGGAAGTTCTAGACACCTTGGTGTTGGTCCAGTCTCTATATCATCTTTGGTAATGGGGTCCATGCTAAGTGAGGCAGTTTCTCCTACTGAAGATCAAATTCTTTATCTGAAATTGGCCTTCACTGCTACCTTCTTTGCTGGTGTGTTTCAGGCTTCTCTAGGTCTACTAAG GTTAGGCTTTGTTATTGATTTTCTCTCAAAGGCCACTCTTGTTGGGTTTATGGCTGGTGCAGCCATTATTGTTTCACTGCAACAGCTAAAAGGGTTGCTTGGAATTGTTCACTTCACTAGCAAGATGCAGTTTGTTCCTGTGATGTCCTCTGTTTTCAACAACAGAGATGAG TGGTCCTGGCAAACCATTGTTATTGGCTTCGGTTTCTTGGTGTTTCTATTGACAACAAGGCATATT AGCATGAAGAAACCCAAGCTTTTCTGGGTGTCAGCAGCAGCACCATTAACATCAGTGATCATCTCCACCCTTTTAGTTTTCTGCCTCAAATCAAAGATTCACGGAGTCTCAATT ATTGGTCATTTGCCTAAGGGCTTGAATCCACCCTCAGCAAATATGCTATATTTTAATGGTTCGTATCTGGCAGTTGCCATCAAAACTGGCATTGTAACTGGAATCCTATCTCTCACT GAAGGAATTGCTGTGGGAAGAACATTTGCTGCACTAAAGAACTACCAAGTCGATGGTAACAAAGAAATGATGGCTATTGGTCTCATGAACGTTGCTGGTTCTTGTTCTTCATGTTATGTTACAACAG GATCATTTTCTCGATCTGCAGTCAACTACAACGCTGGAGCACAGACTGCACTCTCGAACATAGTAATGGCTTCAGCGGTGCTTGTGACTGTGCTCTTTCTCATGCCGCTCTTTTACTACACTCCCAATGTAATCTTGGCAGCCATCATAATAACAGCTGTGATTGGACTAATTGATTACCAGGCTGCATATCAATTGTGGAAAGTTgacaagcttgatttcttggctTGTTTGTGCTCCTTCTTCGGTGTCCTTTTCATTTCAGTGCCTTTGGGTCTTGCCATAGCG GTTGGAGTTTCAGTACTCAAAATTCTACTGCATGTCACCAGGCCAAACACCGTAGTTATGGGAAACATACCAGGAACACAAATATACCAGAGCCTCAGCAGATACAGAGAAGCTCTAAGAGttccttcatttctcatgctgGCTATTGAGTCCCCGATCTACTTCGCAAACTCTACTTACCTCCAAGAAAG GATACTAAGGTGGGTTCgtgaggaagaagagaggataaAAGCAAATAATGGAAGTGCACTTAAATGCATAATTCTAGACATGACAG CTGTTACAGCTATAGACACAAGTGGTATTGAGTTACTATGTGAACTCAGAAAGATGATGGAGAAAAGATCTCTACAG CTTGTGTTGACAAATCCTGTTGGAAGTGTGATGGAAAAGCTGCAGCAATCCAAAGTATTGGAGTCATTTGGATTAAATGGACTCTATCTTACAGTTGAAGAAGCTATAGCCGATATTTTGGCCTTGTGGAAGTCTCAGCCATGA
- the LOC110660382 gene encoding uncharacterized protein LOC110660382 codes for MFYGAVVWDPWLIVAQIVCLQCLYYLTLGSFLSILVGTRVSRLSLVYFFDFVAVTTSTITGWCVIASFLFSSIAGAGYMLYLIERAKKCLDFSATLYVIHLFICIIYGGWPSSMTWWIVNGTGLAVMALLGEYLCIRRELREIPIARYRSNV; via the exons ATGTTCTATGGTGCAGTGGTATGGGATCCATGGCTAATTGTTGCCCAAATAGTGTGCCTTCAATGCCTTTACTATCTCACGCTTGGTTCTTTCTTATCGATTCTTGTTGGGACTCGCGTGTCTCGCTTGAGTCTCGTTTATTTCTTTGATTTCGTTGCTGTTACTACCTCTACCATCACTGGTTGGTGTGTAATCGCCTCCTTTCTCTTTAGCTCCATTGCTGG AGCTGGATATATGCTTTACTTGATTGAGAGGGCAAAGAAGTGTTTAGATTTTTCTGCAACCCTCTACGTCATCCATCTTTTTATATGCATTATTTATGGAGGTTGGCCTTCCTCAATGACATGGTGGATTGTGAATGGTACTGGACTTGCAGTGATGGCTTTGCTGGGTGAATATCTGTGCATTAGACGTGAACTTCGAGAGATTCCAATCGCGCGATACCGATCAA ATGTTTGA
- the LOC110660379 gene encoding MAR-binding filament-like protein 1-1 isoform X2 yields the protein MGFAMGSSHLLQSHFLPSSSFSSSHSHSVLLNAKNCNGKTKKKRATIVACTRQEDPDDIVFSKKRAVLFVGITVLPFLQLRARAIEGSFTKSELKTPEDNSKEQLALQRYTPPNPFLSLLNVLGVFGTGVIGALYALTKKEKKATETAIESMTAKLKEKEAAIVSLEKNFESKLLNKQEEWTKQLRRAKDEQLVLVNQLKSANSTITGLGQELKNEKRTVDELKFQMDILETNLSKAEEDKKALERELKEKLNSIEVLQDKTNLLSLELKDEEDNVQHLTSSLAEKELELKNLSTTYKETKDELAKAQREITALKDELWKNRKELESKNSVVDELNLAVSSLMFERDESNKKLDAVQECYSDLKLSSEKKAALDTKLLAEREDELHQLKEKLELALNEVSRNQAMITDLTQVKVDLRKMLDTELNNVMNLKHELQGTQEDLGKLRNEASDLAKELQQSRNRCTDLEAEVSRVQAEFSEAAETMRKRLEKETQSGEVLANEIIAVREQLMKTKDEMQLMSHELAAVTENRDSVQKELIDVYQKAEVTANELREEKKIVSSLNKELQRLENQIMKDREARKSLETDLEDATKSLDEMNRNALILSGELEKANSRISNLEDEKEVLYKSLTKQKNASKEAQENMEDAHSIVLMLGKEREILEKKAKKFEEELAFAKGEILKLRSQINSSKTPGKEQKSQKSEAEDKISVTAKRTGRRRRANSQ from the exons ATGGGCTTTGCAATGGGAAGCTCCCACCTGTTGCAGTCTCACTTTctcccttcttcttctttctcctcTTCTCATTCCCATTCTGTACTTCTTAATGCTAAGAACTGTAATGGGAAGACCAAGAAAAAGAGGGCAACCATTGTTGCTTGTACGCGCCAAGAAGATCCAGACGATATCGTTTTTAGCAAGAAGAGAGCAGTTCTCTTTGTGGGTATTACGGTTCTTCCCTTCTTGCAACTCAGGGCCAGAGCTATTGAAGGTTCATTTACAA AAAGTGAGCTCAAGACACCTGAAGATAACTCAAAAGAACAG CTTGCACTTCAAAGATATACACCACCAAATCCCTTCCTGTCTCTTCTGAATGTACTTGGTGTATTTGGTACTGGTGTTATTGGTGCGCTCTATGCATTGACTAAGAAAGAGAAGAAAGCTACTGAAACAGCAATAGAATCT ATGACAGCCAAACTGAAAGAGAAGGAAGCTGCCATTGTGTCCTTAGAGAAGAACTTTGAGTCAAAGCTATTGAATAAACAGGAAGAATGGACAAAGCAACTCAGAAGGGCAAAGGATGAACAGCTGGTTCTTGTGAACCAACTAAAATCAGCTAACAGTACAATTACAGGGCTAGGACAGGAGCtgaaaaatgagaaaagaacagTTGatgaactcaaatttcaaatggaTATTCTAGAAACCAACCTTTCAAAGGCTGAGGAAGATAAGAAAGCTCTTGAACGAGAACTAAAGGAAAAGCTCAATTCAATTGAAGTCTTACAAGATAAGACTAACTTGCTTAGTTTAGAGCTCAAAGATGAGGAAGATAATGTTCAACATCTCACCTCTTCACTTGCTGAAAAGGAATTGGAATTGAAGAACTTGAGTACTACGTACAAGGAAACAAAGGATGAACTGGCCAAGGCACAAAGAGAAATCACAGCATTGAAAGATGAACTTTGGAAAAATAGAAAGGAACTGGAATCGAAGAATTCTGTGGTGGATGAATTAAATTTGGCAGTGAGTTCTTTAATGTTTGAGAGGGATGAATCTAACAAGAAACTCGATGCTGTTCAGGAGTGCTACAGTGATCTGAAGTTGTCCTCTGAAAAGAAGGCTGCTTTGGATACTAAGCTGTTGGCAGAAAGAGAAGATGAGCTTCACCAACTAAAGGAAAAGCTTGAGCTTGCTCTGAATGAAGTAAGCAGAAACCAAGCCATGATTACAGATTTGACACAGGTAAAGGTAGATTTGAGAAAGATGCTTGATACAGAATTGAACAATGTGATGAATCTGAAACATGAACTTCAAGGCACTCAGGAAGATCTTGGGAAGTTGAGAAATGAGGCATCTGATCTGGCAAAAGAACTGCAGCAGTCAAGAAATAGGTGCACTGATCTTGAGGCTGAGGTTTCTAGAGTTCAGGCTGAGTTTTCTGAAGCTGCAGAAACAATGCGGAAGAGACTTGAGAAGGAGACACAGAGTGGTGAAGTGTTAGCCAATGAGATTATAGCAGTGAGGGAACAACTGATGAAAACTAAGGATGAGATGCAGTTGATGTCCCATGAACTGGCAGCCGTGACAGAAAATCGTGATAGTGTGCAGAAAGAATTGATAGATGTCTATCAGAAAGCCGAAGTCACAGCCAATGAACTAAGAGAAGAGAAAAAAATAGTTTCTTCTTTGAACAAAGAGCTACAACGGCTGGAGAATCAAATCATGAAGGACAGGGAGGCAAGAAAATCTCTTGAAACAGATCTAGAAGATGCTACTAAATCACTGGATGAGATGAATCGAAATGCATTGATACTTTCTGGGGAGCTAGAGAAAGCTAATTCTAGGATTTCTAACCTTGAAGATGAGAAAGAGGTGCTTTACAAGTCCCTAACAAAGCAGAAGAACGCATCTAAAGAGGCCCAAGAGAATATGGAAGATGCCCATAGCATTGTCTTGATGCTTGGCAAGGAAAGGGAGATTTTGGAGAAGAAGGCAAAGAAATTTGAAGAAGAATTGGCCTTTGCCAAGGGTGAAATATTGAAATTAAGGAGTCAGATAAATTCCTCAAAAACTCCTGGAAAAGAGCAGAAATCTCAGAAAAGTGAAGCAGAAGACAAGATCTCTGTTACTGCGAAGAGAACTGGCAGAAGAAGAAGAGCCAACTCCCAGTGA
- the LOC110660379 gene encoding MAR-binding filament-like protein 1-1 isoform X1: MGFAMGSSHLLQSHFLPSSSFSSSHSHSVLLNAKNCNGKTKKKRATIVACTRQEDPDDIVFSKKRAVLFVGITVLPFLQLRARAIEGSFTKESELKTPEDNSKEQLALQRYTPPNPFLSLLNVLGVFGTGVIGALYALTKKEKKATETAIESMTAKLKEKEAAIVSLEKNFESKLLNKQEEWTKQLRRAKDEQLVLVNQLKSANSTITGLGQELKNEKRTVDELKFQMDILETNLSKAEEDKKALERELKEKLNSIEVLQDKTNLLSLELKDEEDNVQHLTSSLAEKELELKNLSTTYKETKDELAKAQREITALKDELWKNRKELESKNSVVDELNLAVSSLMFERDESNKKLDAVQECYSDLKLSSEKKAALDTKLLAEREDELHQLKEKLELALNEVSRNQAMITDLTQVKVDLRKMLDTELNNVMNLKHELQGTQEDLGKLRNEASDLAKELQQSRNRCTDLEAEVSRVQAEFSEAAETMRKRLEKETQSGEVLANEIIAVREQLMKTKDEMQLMSHELAAVTENRDSVQKELIDVYQKAEVTANELREEKKIVSSLNKELQRLENQIMKDREARKSLETDLEDATKSLDEMNRNALILSGELEKANSRISNLEDEKEVLYKSLTKQKNASKEAQENMEDAHSIVLMLGKEREILEKKAKKFEEELAFAKGEILKLRSQINSSKTPGKEQKSQKSEAEDKISVTAKRTGRRRRANSQ, translated from the exons ATGGGCTTTGCAATGGGAAGCTCCCACCTGTTGCAGTCTCACTTTctcccttcttcttctttctcctcTTCTCATTCCCATTCTGTACTTCTTAATGCTAAGAACTGTAATGGGAAGACCAAGAAAAAGAGGGCAACCATTGTTGCTTGTACGCGCCAAGAAGATCCAGACGATATCGTTTTTAGCAAGAAGAGAGCAGTTCTCTTTGTGGGTATTACGGTTCTTCCCTTCTTGCAACTCAGGGCCAGAGCTATTGAAGGTTCATTTACAA AAGAAAGTGAGCTCAAGACACCTGAAGATAACTCAAAAGAACAG CTTGCACTTCAAAGATATACACCACCAAATCCCTTCCTGTCTCTTCTGAATGTACTTGGTGTATTTGGTACTGGTGTTATTGGTGCGCTCTATGCATTGACTAAGAAAGAGAAGAAAGCTACTGAAACAGCAATAGAATCT ATGACAGCCAAACTGAAAGAGAAGGAAGCTGCCATTGTGTCCTTAGAGAAGAACTTTGAGTCAAAGCTATTGAATAAACAGGAAGAATGGACAAAGCAACTCAGAAGGGCAAAGGATGAACAGCTGGTTCTTGTGAACCAACTAAAATCAGCTAACAGTACAATTACAGGGCTAGGACAGGAGCtgaaaaatgagaaaagaacagTTGatgaactcaaatttcaaatggaTATTCTAGAAACCAACCTTTCAAAGGCTGAGGAAGATAAGAAAGCTCTTGAACGAGAACTAAAGGAAAAGCTCAATTCAATTGAAGTCTTACAAGATAAGACTAACTTGCTTAGTTTAGAGCTCAAAGATGAGGAAGATAATGTTCAACATCTCACCTCTTCACTTGCTGAAAAGGAATTGGAATTGAAGAACTTGAGTACTACGTACAAGGAAACAAAGGATGAACTGGCCAAGGCACAAAGAGAAATCACAGCATTGAAAGATGAACTTTGGAAAAATAGAAAGGAACTGGAATCGAAGAATTCTGTGGTGGATGAATTAAATTTGGCAGTGAGTTCTTTAATGTTTGAGAGGGATGAATCTAACAAGAAACTCGATGCTGTTCAGGAGTGCTACAGTGATCTGAAGTTGTCCTCTGAAAAGAAGGCTGCTTTGGATACTAAGCTGTTGGCAGAAAGAGAAGATGAGCTTCACCAACTAAAGGAAAAGCTTGAGCTTGCTCTGAATGAAGTAAGCAGAAACCAAGCCATGATTACAGATTTGACACAGGTAAAGGTAGATTTGAGAAAGATGCTTGATACAGAATTGAACAATGTGATGAATCTGAAACATGAACTTCAAGGCACTCAGGAAGATCTTGGGAAGTTGAGAAATGAGGCATCTGATCTGGCAAAAGAACTGCAGCAGTCAAGAAATAGGTGCACTGATCTTGAGGCTGAGGTTTCTAGAGTTCAGGCTGAGTTTTCTGAAGCTGCAGAAACAATGCGGAAGAGACTTGAGAAGGAGACACAGAGTGGTGAAGTGTTAGCCAATGAGATTATAGCAGTGAGGGAACAACTGATGAAAACTAAGGATGAGATGCAGTTGATGTCCCATGAACTGGCAGCCGTGACAGAAAATCGTGATAGTGTGCAGAAAGAATTGATAGATGTCTATCAGAAAGCCGAAGTCACAGCCAATGAACTAAGAGAAGAGAAAAAAATAGTTTCTTCTTTGAACAAAGAGCTACAACGGCTGGAGAATCAAATCATGAAGGACAGGGAGGCAAGAAAATCTCTTGAAACAGATCTAGAAGATGCTACTAAATCACTGGATGAGATGAATCGAAATGCATTGATACTTTCTGGGGAGCTAGAGAAAGCTAATTCTAGGATTTCTAACCTTGAAGATGAGAAAGAGGTGCTTTACAAGTCCCTAACAAAGCAGAAGAACGCATCTAAAGAGGCCCAAGAGAATATGGAAGATGCCCATAGCATTGTCTTGATGCTTGGCAAGGAAAGGGAGATTTTGGAGAAGAAGGCAAAGAAATTTGAAGAAGAATTGGCCTTTGCCAAGGGTGAAATATTGAAATTAAGGAGTCAGATAAATTCCTCAAAAACTCCTGGAAAAGAGCAGAAATCTCAGAAAAGTGAAGCAGAAGACAAGATCTCTGTTACTGCGAAGAGAACTGGCAGAAGAAGAAGAGCCAACTCCCAGTGA
- the LOC131183807 gene encoding uncharacterized protein LOC131183807, translated as MLIGLRAKDKLGFIHGTCKKPVDTSPDSEKWLKVDSMVISWILSSMSKEIVEAFLYASSAKDLWDELAQRFGESNGPLIYQINREICSLSQGNMSLINYFTKLKKLWDELACLEQFPVCECEASKEIAEMENNTKLIQFLMGLNPSYDHVRNQILLMDPFPPVNKAYSMALQVEKQREINTFSLDSTESSLAMLAKGLSSKRIHEGNKNQNKRKDGIKKEDKYCEHCKTTSYFSESYFKIIEYPEWYKGRRTTPSANLANTTS; from the coding sequence ATGTTGATCGGATTAAGGGCCAAAGATAAACTTGGGTTCATCCATGGCACATGCAAAAAGCCAGTAGATACCTCTCCAGATTCTGAGAAATGGCTCAAGGTCGACAGCATGGTCATCTCTTGGATACTAAGTTCTATGTCAAAAGAAATAGTAGAAGCTTTTCTATATGCATCGTCTGCCAAGGATTTATGGGATGAGCTTGCCCAGAGATTTGGTGAAAGCAACGGTCCCTTGATATATCAAATCAACAGAGAGATATGCTCTCTTAGCCAAGGTAATATGTCTCTCATAAATTACTTCACTAAGCTCAAAAAGCTTTGGGATGAACTAGCTTGTCTCGAGCAATTTCCAGTTTGTGAATGTGAAGCCTCAAAGGAAATTGCAGAGATGGAAAATAATACAAAATTGATTCAGTTCCTTATGGGATTGAACCCATCTTATGACCATGTCCGCAACCAAATTCTGCTCATGGACCCATTCCCACCTGTCAACAAAGCCTACTCTATGGCTTTGCAAGTTGAAAAACAGAGAGAGATCAACACTTTTTCCCTTGACAGCACCGAATCATCCCTAGCCATGCTGGCAAAAGGATTGAGCTCCAAAAGAATCCATGAAGGCaacaaaaatcaaaacaaaaGGAAGGATGGAATCAAGAAAGAGGATAAATACTGTGAGCATTGTAAGACAACCAGCTACTTCTCGGAAAGCTACTTTAAAATCATTGAATACCCGGAATGGTATAAAGGACGAAGAACCACACCATCTGCTAATCTAGCAAATACAACTTCTTAG